GTGTACGTTCTATTTCGCTGGCCATCAACCGTAATGCCTTCTCTTCGCTGGCAAGGCGTATCAAGTCGGGGAGCAGTTCCTGAAATTGTTCCAACGCCAAATCCAGGCTGCCGGATGTCATGGCAAAGCCGTAACCTTTCACATGTTCTTCAGCTTTGTCTATTGTATATTCGGGAACCACGACGCTCATAAGGTTGCGAGTCTTTACATGAACGCCTGTTTCTCTGCCACCAGCCATTAATAAAGATTGCTCCAGCACGGCCGGCACCATTTGGGCACGCGCCATCAGAAAGCTTCGATAACAGGCGAAAATGGCCGCTTCCACTTTCTCGCGCAAATCCTTTACATCTCTTGCTTTCTGCAAGAATTGCTTT
The window above is part of the Acetomicrobium thermoterrenum DSM 13490 genome. Proteins encoded here:
- a CDS encoding V-type ATP synthase subunit D; amino-acid sequence: MANKLNVNPNRMMLNVIKRRLAAAKRGHKLLKDKQDALIKQFLQKARDVKDLREKVEAAIFACYRSFLMARAQMVPAVLEQSLLMAGGRETGVHVKTRNLMSVVVPEYTIDKAEEHVKGYGFAMTSGSLDLALEQFQELLPDLIRLASEEKALRLMASEIERTRRRVNALEYVMIPAFEETIRDITMRLDEMERSNLSRLMRIKEIVRSH